In Rhododendron vialii isolate Sample 1 chromosome 9a, ASM3025357v1, the following are encoded in one genomic region:
- the LOC131301056 gene encoding magnesium transporter MRS2-5, translated as MPMEGSMSPSLPSGLMGNPSSHNAGRVILDGYRINHIPVSGFPGLKKRSHAHVNRSWIKIDQGGNSKILELDKAAIMRHCSLPARDLRLLDPLFIYPSTILGRENAIVVSLEQIRCIITADEVILMNSLDANVVLYKSELCKRLQSNKEQSDDLPFEFRALELALELTCMSLDAQVKELEMEIHPVLDELASSISTLNLERVRRFKGQLLALTQRVQKVCDEIEHLMDDDGDMAEMYLTEKKLRKEAYTSSELYSQTEESGGAGVVSKSAPVSPVGSTSGVRKLQRAFSCLSSSKHGSLSSSSNSGENIDQLEMLLEAYFVVSDNTLNKSSSLKEYIDDTEDLINIKLGNVQNQLIQFELLLTAATFVATIFAVVAGVFGMNFEDSIFDYPFAFHWVLITTGVFCGMLYISFLFYFRHKKVFPL; from the exons ATGCCAATGGAAGGATCCATGTCCCCATCTCTACCTTCTGGTCTTATGGGAAATCCCAGTTCTCATAATGCTGGAAGGGTGATTTTAGATGGATACAGGATTAATCACATTCCTGTATCTGGTTTTCCCGGCTTGAAAAAGAGAAGTCATGCACATGTAAATCGCTCTTGGATAAAGATTGATCAGGGTGGGAACTCGAAGATTTTGGAGCTTGACAAAGCTGCTATCATGAGGCATTGTTCTTTACCAGCCAGAGATCTCCGTCTTTTGGATCCATTGTTTATCTACCCTTCCACGATATTAGGTCGAGAAAATGCTATTGTGGTTAGTCTTGAGCAGATTAGATGCATAATCACAGCTGACGAGGTAATATTGATGAATTCCTTGGATGCAAATGTTGTTCTATACAAGTCCGAATTGTGCAAACGCCTGCAGTCAAATAAAGAACAGTCTG ATGATCTGCCTTTCGAATTCAGGGCGCTGGAGCTCGCTTTGGAATTAACATGCATGTCTCTTGATGCTCAG GTGAAAGAGTTGGAAATGGAGATACATCCGGTGCTTGATGAACTAGCATCATCTATCAGCACTCTTAATCTAGAACGTGTCCGTAGGTTCAAAGGCCAGCTCCTTGCCTTGACTCAGCGAGTGCAGAAG GTCTGTGATGAAATAGAACATCTTATGGATGACGACGGTGACATGGCTGAGATGTACCTGACGGAGAAGAAGCTGAGAAAGGAGGCTTACACATCGAGCGAATTATACAGCCAAACTGAAGAATCTGGTGGGGCTGGAGTGGTGTCAAAATCTGCACCTGTTTCACCTGTGGGTTCCACCAGTGGAGTGCGAAAGTTACAAAGAGCTTTCAGCTGCTTAAGCTCAAGCAAACATGGAAGCTTAAGTAGTTCATCCAATAGCGGGGAAAACATTGATCAACTTGAAATGTTGCTTGAAGCCTATTTTGTTGTCTCCGATAATACTCTCAACAAGTCGTCATCA CTTAAAGAGTACATTGATGATACTGAGGATTTGATCAACATTAAACTG GGTAATGTGCAGAACCAGCTGATACAATTTGAGTTGCTTTTGACGGCAGCTACCTTTGTGGCAACTATATTTGCCGTTGTGGCTGGGGTCTTTGGAATGAACTTTGAGGATTCAATATTTGACTACCCATTTGCATTCCACTGGGTTCTGATTACAACCGGAGTTTTCTGTGGGATGTTATacatttctttcttgttttattttaggCACAAGAAAGTCTTCCCTTTGTAA
- the LOC131301055 gene encoding probable inactive purple acid phosphatase 1, whose translation MEMRILGLIFLAIFWAFGSLEEASSHGDQPLSRIAIDRALVALDNGAYVKASPLVLGSTGQNTEWVTLEYSFPNPTIDDWIGVFSPANFSASTCLPENPSFSPPFLCTAPIKYQYANYTNPKYTNNGKGLLKLQLINQRSDFSFALFTGGLLDPKLVAVSNTIAFANPKAPVYPRLAQGKIWNEMTVTWTSGYGLKEAEPFVEWGLKGGEQKRSPAGTLTFDRRSMCGAPARTVGWRDPGFIHTSFLKELWPNSVYTYKLGHRLFNGTVIWSSPNQFRASPYPGQNSLQRVVIFGDMGKDEADGSNEYNNYQRGSLNTTKQLIRDLDNIDIVFHIGDICYANGYISQWDQFTAQVEPITSTVPYMVASGNHERDWPGTGSFYGNRDSGGECGVLAETMFYVPAENRAKFWYATDYGMFRFCIADTEHDWREGTEQYNFIEHCLASVDRQKQPWLIFLAHRVLGYSSADWYAAEGSFEEPMGRESLQKLWQKYKVDIALYGHVHNYERTCPIYQNICTNQEKHNYKGILNGTIHVVAGGGGSSLADFTPLQTTWSIFKDYDYGFVKLTAFDHSNLLFEYKKSRDGKVYDSFTISRDYRDVLACTFDSCPSTTLAS comes from the exons ATGGAGATGAGAATTTTGGGTTTAATTTTCTTGGCAATTTTCTGGGCTTTTGGGAGCCTAGAAGAAGCAAGTTCTCATGGTGATCAACCCCTTTCAAGAATTGCCATTGATAGGGCACTTGTTGCTTTAGATAATGGTGCTTATGTTAAAGCCTCGCCTTTGGTTCTTGGATCAACG GGCCAGAACACAGAATGGGTGACCTTAGAATATAGCTTTCCGAACCCAACAATTGATGACTGGATTGGAGTTTTTTCGCCGGCCAATTTCAG TGCTTCCACATGTCTTCCAGAAAATCCAAGTTTTTCTCCTCCATTCTTATGTACAGCGCCTATTAAG TATCAATATGCCAATTATACAAATCCCAAGTACACAAACAACGGGAAAGGGCTTCTGAAGCTTCAGTTAATCAACCAAAGATCAGACTTCTCATTTGCTCTATTTACAGGCGGATTATTAGAC CCTAAGCTGGTTGCAGTATCAAATACGATTGCCTTTGCAAATCCAAAGGCACCAGTTTACCCACGTTTGGCTCAAGGCAAGATCTGGAATGAA ATGACTGTTACTTGGACAAGCGGATATGGACTCAAGGAAGCTGAACCTTTCGTTGAATGGGGTCTAAAAGGAGGAGAACAAAAGCGGTCCCCAGCTGGAACACTGACTTTTGATCGCAGGAGCATGTGTG GTGCTCCAGCGAGAACAGTGGGTTGGCGTGACCCTGGATTCATACACACTAGTTTTCTAAAAGAGTTGTGGCCTAACTCAGT GTATACTTACAAGCTGGGGCATAGATTGTTCAACGGTACAGTCATTTGGAGTTCACCTAACCAGTTTAGGGCATCTCCTTACCCTGGTCAAAACTCTCTACAACGTGTAGTGATCTTTGGAGATATGGGAAAG GATGAGGCTGATGGCTCTAATGAATACAATAATTACCAGCGTGGCTCTCTTAACACCACTAAGCAGCTTATTAGAGACTTGGATAACATTGACATAGTTTTCCACATTGGGGATATCTGTTATGCAAACGGATATATTTCACAGTGGGATCAATTTACTGCACAGGTTGAGCCTATCACCTCAACCGTACCTTACATGGTTGCGAG TGGTAATCATGAGCGTGATTGGCCAGGAACAGGTTCCTTCTATGGGAACAGGGATTCTGGAGGAGAATGCGGTGTGTTAGCCGAGACTATGTTCTATGTACCTGCTGAGAACAGGGCTAAATTCTG GTATGCCACTGACTATGGCATGTTTCGATTCTGCATAGCTGACACAGAAcatgattggagagagggaaCGGAGCAATATAACTTCATTGAGCACTGTCTAGCGTCCGTTGACAGACAAAAACAACCGTGGCTGATATTCCTTGCACATAGAGTATTGGGTTATTCTTCTGCCGATTGGTATGCTGCTGAAGGATCCTTTGAGGAACCAATGGGAAGAGAGAGTCTTCAGAAACTTTGGCAGAAGTACAAGGTTGACATAGCCTTATATGGCCATGTGCACAACTATGAAAGGACATGCCCCATTTACCAG AACATTTGCACAAATCAAGAGAAGCACAACTATAAGGGCATCTTGAATGGGACAATTCATGTAGTTGCTGGTGGAGGAGGATCAAGCCTTGCAGATTTTACTCCCCTACAAACCACTTGGAGTATTTTCAAAGACTATGATTATGGGTTTGTGAAACTCACTGCATTCGACCATTCGAATCTGTTGTTCGAGTACAAGAAAAGCAGGGATGGTAAAGTTTATGATTCCTTCACAATTTCACGGGATTATAGAGACGTCTTGGCTTGCACTTTTGACAGTTGCCCGAGTACGACTCTGGCATCTTGA